A genome region from Dickeya dadantii NCPPB 898 includes the following:
- a CDS encoding AraC family transcriptional regulator, with product MQNLSSRQRLVNLAMLYAAGNGVSQTPIPQVKVIYIDRHGARAPVLYDPCIVIMFQGHKVGYLGDKVFQYDPDNYLLMTVPLPFECESFASPENPLVGISIRVDIPILQDLLIEMGDDNCGEKRRSDTAGINSVPLNEAILCATERLLEAMANARDARVLGPWMVREILYHVLCGPCGDSLQALMNRYSHFSQIARALRYIENYYADNLNVERLAAEVNMSVSAFHHNFKAVTNTSPVQYLKSYRLHKARLLMVHDGLKANVASIQVGYESPSQFSREFKRFFGVTPGDEVARLRGSGVVESS from the coding sequence ATGCAAAATCTTAGTTCACGCCAGCGTTTGGTCAATCTGGCGATGCTGTACGCCGCCGGCAATGGCGTCAGTCAAACTCCGATTCCGCAGGTCAAGGTGATTTACATCGATCGCCACGGCGCGCGGGCGCCGGTGCTGTACGACCCGTGCATTGTGATCATGTTTCAGGGGCACAAGGTGGGGTATCTGGGAGACAAGGTCTTCCAGTATGACCCGGACAACTACCTGCTGATGACGGTGCCGCTGCCGTTCGAGTGTGAAAGTTTCGCCAGCCCGGAAAACCCGCTGGTTGGTATCTCCATCCGGGTGGATATCCCAATTCTGCAAGATCTGCTAATCGAGATGGGGGATGACAACTGCGGCGAGAAGCGGCGGTCCGATACCGCCGGTATCAACAGCGTGCCGCTTAACGAGGCGATCCTGTGTGCGACGGAGCGATTGCTGGAGGCGATGGCGAACGCGCGCGACGCCAGGGTGCTGGGGCCGTGGATGGTGCGGGAAATCCTCTACCATGTGCTGTGCGGCCCCTGCGGCGATTCCTTACAGGCGCTGATGAACCGCTACAGCCATTTCAGCCAGATCGCTCGCGCGCTGCGCTATATCGAAAACTATTATGCAGACAACCTGAACGTGGAACGGTTGGCAGCGGAAGTGAACATGAGCGTGTCGGCGTTTCACCATAACTTCAAGGCGGTCACCAACACTTCGCCCGTGCAGTACCTGAAGTCCTATCGGCTGCACAAGGCGCGTTTACTGATGGTGCATGACGGGCTGAAAGCCAATGTGGCGTCCATACAGGTGGGGTACGAAAGTCCGTCGCAGTTCAGTCGGGAGTTCAAACGCTTCTTTGGCGTTACGCCAGGCGATGAAGTCGCCAGGCTGCGGGGATCAGGAGTAGTAGAGAGCAGTTAG
- a CDS encoding DedA family protein, whose translation MSVVHEIIQALWRQDFSALADPRVVWVIYGVLFTTLFLENGLLPASFLPGDSLLLLTGAMIAKGVMSFIPTMVLLTVAASLGCWLSYLQGRWLGDTRLVKKWLHQLPAHYHQRTHNLFHQHGLAALLVGRFLAFVRTLLPTIAGVSGLSSTRFQIFNWLSGFLWVTGIVTLGYALSHIPLVKRYEDQVMTALCILPLVLLFSGLVGMLLVLWRKRRAMA comes from the coding sequence ATGAGTGTTGTTCATGAAATTATTCAGGCGCTGTGGCGACAAGACTTCAGCGCACTGGCCGATCCGCGCGTGGTGTGGGTCATTTATGGCGTGCTTTTCACCACCCTGTTTCTGGAAAACGGTTTGCTGCCCGCCTCGTTTCTGCCGGGCGATAGCCTGTTGTTGCTAACCGGCGCCATGATCGCCAAAGGCGTGATGAGCTTCATTCCCACTATGGTGCTGTTGACCGTAGCCGCCAGTCTTGGTTGCTGGCTGAGTTACCTTCAGGGGCGCTGGCTGGGAGATACCCGGCTGGTGAAGAAATGGCTGCATCAGCTACCGGCTCACTATCATCAACGCACCCACAACCTGTTCCACCAGCATGGGCTGGCCGCACTGCTGGTTGGTCGTTTTCTGGCGTTCGTGCGCACCTTGTTGCCGACCATCGCCGGGGTGTCCGGACTTAGCAGTACCCGCTTTCAGATTTTCAACTGGCTGAGCGGTTTTCTGTGGGTTACCGGCATCGTTACGCTGGGTTACGCCCTCAGCCATATTCCGCTGGTCAAACGCTATGAAGATCAGGTGATGACCGCGCTGTGCATTCTGCCGCTGGTGCTGTTGTTCAGCGGACTGGTGGGAATGTTGCTGGTGCTGTGGCGTAAAAGACGGGCGATGGCCTGA
- the metC gene encoding cystathionine beta-lyase: MTSKKIATALVAAGRSKRVTQGAVNPVIQRASSLVFDSVQDKKHATINRAKGALFYGRRGTLTHFAFQDAMTELEGGAGCALYPCGAAAIANAIVSFVSAGDHLLVTGSAYEPTQDFCNKVLSKMNISTTFFDPMIGGDIASLIQPNTRVVFLESPGSITMEVQDVPAIVAAVRRVNPDIVIMIDNTWAAGVLFRPLDLGVDISIQAGTKYIVGHSDAMIGTAVANARCWDQLREQSYLMGQMADADSAYMASRGLRTLGVRLQQHQENGLRVARWLAERPEVAIVNHPALPGCKGHEYFVRDFSGSNGLFSFVLKDKLSREQLAHYLDHFSHFRMAYSWGGFESLILANQPEELAAIRPAGGVDFTGTLVRLHIGLEDCDDLIADLETGFRRLREM; the protein is encoded by the coding sequence ATGACGAGTAAAAAAATCGCCACCGCGCTGGTGGCCGCCGGGCGCAGCAAAAGAGTGACCCAGGGGGCGGTAAACCCGGTGATTCAGCGTGCCTCTTCGCTGGTATTCGACAGCGTGCAGGATAAAAAACACGCCACCATTAATCGCGCCAAAGGCGCGTTGTTTTACGGTCGTCGCGGCACCCTGACCCACTTCGCTTTTCAGGACGCCATGACCGAACTGGAAGGCGGCGCGGGCTGCGCGCTTTACCCCTGCGGCGCGGCGGCGATCGCCAACGCCATCGTCTCGTTTGTCTCGGCGGGCGATCACCTGCTGGTTACCGGTTCCGCCTACGAACCGACGCAGGATTTTTGTAACAAAGTGCTGAGCAAAATGAACATCAGCACCACCTTTTTCGATCCGATGATTGGCGGCGACATCGCCAGCCTGATCCAGCCCAATACCCGAGTTGTATTTTTGGAATCACCCGGTTCCATCACCATGGAAGTGCAGGACGTTCCGGCGATTGTCGCCGCCGTTCGCCGCGTTAACCCGGATATCGTCATCATGATCGACAACACCTGGGCGGCCGGCGTACTGTTTCGTCCGCTGGATCTGGGGGTGGATATCTCGATTCAGGCCGGCACCAAATACATCGTCGGCCACTCCGATGCCATGATCGGCACCGCCGTCGCCAACGCGCGCTGCTGGGATCAGTTGCGCGAGCAATCCTACCTGATGGGGCAAATGGCCGACGCCGACAGCGCCTACATGGCCAGCCGCGGGCTGCGGACGCTGGGGGTGAGGTTGCAGCAGCATCAGGAAAACGGCCTGCGCGTGGCGCGTTGGCTGGCGGAGCGCCCGGAAGTGGCGATAGTCAACCACCCGGCGCTGCCCGGCTGCAAAGGGCACGAATACTTTGTACGGGATTTCAGCGGCAGTAACGGCCTGTTTTCGTTCGTGCTGAAAGACAAACTGAGCCGCGAGCAACTGGCCCATTATCTCGACCATTTCAGCCATTTCCGCATGGCCTATTCCTGGGGCGGTTTCGAATCGCTGATTCTGGCCAACCAGCCGGAAGAACTGGCGGCGATTCGTCCGGCAGGCGGCGTCGACTTTACCGGTACGCTGGTACGGCTGCACATCGGCCTGGAAGATTGCGACGATTTGATCGCCGATTTGGAAACCGGCTTCAGGAGATTGCGGGAAATGTGA
- the exbB gene encoding tol-pal system-associated acyl-CoA thioesterase — translation MYTADKNINQRGSSVWRKPGRVFGGFTQRLMAFALLGMAGSALAAPASTPIATGTAAATTAAPSAPPGAVGSLMSTDLSVWGMYQHADVVVKTVMIGLLLASVVTWAIFFGKSTSLMGAKKRIRREYQALEDARTLDDALDISGVFKPGSVSLQLLADARNEQELSERSDDNNGIKERTAFRFERRVAATGRQMGRGTGYLATVGAIAPFIGLFGTVWGIMNSFIGIAQSQTTNLAVVAPGIAEALLATAIGLVAAIPAVVIYNVFARWTAGYKAMVGDVAAQILLLQSRDLDIAASAGNASSSPAQKLRVG, via the coding sequence GTGTATACGGCTGACAAGAATATTAACCAACGGGGATCATCAGTCTGGCGTAAGCCCGGCCGCGTGTTCGGGGGCTTTACTCAACGTCTGATGGCGTTCGCGTTGCTGGGGATGGCAGGCAGCGCATTGGCCGCGCCGGCGTCAACGCCGATCGCGACCGGCACGGCAGCAGCGACTACCGCCGCTCCGTCCGCGCCGCCGGGAGCTGTCGGCAGCCTGATGAGCACGGATCTGTCCGTCTGGGGAATGTATCAGCACGCTGACGTGGTGGTAAAAACGGTGATGATCGGCCTGTTGCTGGCATCCGTGGTTACCTGGGCGATTTTCTTCGGCAAGAGTACCAGCCTGATGGGCGCCAAAAAGCGCATTCGTCGCGAGTATCAGGCGCTGGAAGACGCCCGCACGCTGGATGATGCGTTGGATATCTCCGGCGTGTTCAAACCGGGCAGCGTGTCGCTGCAACTGCTGGCGGATGCCCGCAATGAGCAGGAGCTGTCCGAACGTTCCGACGACAATAACGGCATCAAAGAGCGCACCGCGTTTCGTTTTGAACGCCGGGTAGCGGCTACCGGGCGTCAGATGGGGCGCGGAACCGGTTATCTGGCGACGGTGGGGGCTATCGCGCCGTTCATCGGTCTGTTCGGCACCGTGTGGGGCATCATGAACAGCTTTATCGGCATCGCCCAGTCGCAGACCACCAATCTGGCGGTGGTAGCGCCGGGTATCGCCGAAGCGCTGCTGGCGACGGCTATCGGTCTGGTCGCGGCGATTCCGGCGGTGGTGATTTATAACGTGTTCGCACGCTGGACAGCCGGTTACAAGGCGATGGTGGGCGATGTGGCCGCGCAGATTCTGCTGTTGCAGAGCCGCGATCTGGATATTGCAGCCAGTGCCGGCAACGCGTCTTCTTCACCGGCGCAGAAACTGCGGGTAGGGTAA
- the exbD gene encoding TonB system transport protein ExbD — MAMHLNDGQGENGEMHDINVTPFIDVMLVLLIIFMVAAPLATVDVRVNLPASSATPQPRPEKPVFLTVKADKQLYLGDDAITEATLAQALEAKTLGNKDTTIFFQADKSVDYETLMRVMDSLRETGYLKIGLMGAEKAR; from the coding sequence ATGGCGATGCATCTGAACGACGGGCAGGGTGAAAACGGTGAAATGCATGACATCAACGTGACGCCGTTCATCGACGTCATGCTGGTGCTGTTAATCATCTTCATGGTGGCTGCGCCGCTGGCGACGGTGGATGTGCGGGTTAATCTGCCCGCCTCCAGCGCCACGCCGCAGCCGCGCCCGGAAAAACCGGTGTTCCTGACGGTGAAGGCCGATAAACAGCTCTATCTGGGCGACGATGCGATCACCGAAGCGACGCTGGCTCAGGCGCTGGAAGCCAAAACCCTGGGCAATAAAGACACCACCATTTTCTTCCAGGCAGACAAGAGTGTGGATTACGAAACCCTGATGCGGGTGATGGATTCGCTGCGCGAAACGGGCTACCTCAAAATCGGCCTGATGGGCGCGGAGAAAGCGCGCTGA
- a CDS encoding Qnr family pentapeptide repeat protein, with amino-acid sequence MIAQTFTEQKFSADRFTQQLIENCKFHNCDFAGCDLTDTQFLNCQFFDQESQMGCNFYRATLKDASFKNCDLSLCNFRSVKALGIEIRDCRAQGADFRDASFMNRITARTWFCSAYITKSNLSYANLSGVILEKCELWENRWTGANVNGASFVGSDLSGGEFNAFDWRSADFTQCDLINAELGELDVRSTNLEGVKLDSHQINTLMERLGIIVIEQ; translated from the coding sequence ATGATTGCCCAGACCTTTACAGAGCAAAAGTTCAGTGCGGATCGCTTCACCCAACAGCTCATCGAAAACTGTAAATTCCATAATTGCGACTTTGCAGGCTGCGATTTAACTGATACCCAGTTTTTGAACTGCCAGTTTTTCGATCAAGAAAGCCAAATGGGCTGTAATTTTTATAGAGCGACGTTGAAAGACGCCAGCTTTAAAAACTGCGATTTGTCGCTGTGTAATTTCCGCTCGGTGAAAGCACTGGGCATTGAAATACGCGACTGCCGGGCACAGGGCGCCGACTTCCGGGACGCAAGCTTCATGAACAGGATTACCGCCCGCACATGGTTTTGCAGCGCCTACATCACGAAATCAAATTTAAGTTACGCCAACCTGTCGGGCGTCATACTGGAAAAGTGTGAGCTATGGGAAAACCGCTGGACAGGCGCGAATGTCAACGGCGCCAGCTTTGTCGGCTCCGATTTGTCCGGGGGAGAGTTTAATGCTTTTGACTGGCGCTCCGCCGACTTTACGCAATGCGATTTAATCAACGCCGAATTGGGGGAGCTTGATGTGCGTTCGACAAATCTCGAAGGCGTAAAGTTAGATAGTCATCAGATAAATACGTTGATGGAGCGTCTCGGAATCATAGTGATTGAACAATAG
- a CDS encoding substrate-binding domain-containing protein, whose product MKQTKRVTISDIARLAGVSKSTASLVLNGRSKEFRVSDETRDRVLALAQQQRYQPSIHARSLRSSRSNTLGLVVPEMTNYGFAMISRELECLCREAGLQLLIACTDENASQEMMAVNSLIQRQVDGLIVASSMLSDVEYQKINQQLPVLQFDRVIGESNLPMVVSEAVESTAALVENIARRHPDEFYFIGGQPRISPTRDRLAGFQLGLERAGVECRPEWIIHGNYHSSAGYEMFAQLCARLGRPPKALFTAACGLLEGVLRYLNQHNLMDCDMRLCSFDDHYLFDCLPMKIDTVAQDCETLARNSFEMINALIEGQPLTESRVYVPTRPHWRHPDSRA is encoded by the coding sequence GTGAAACAGACCAAACGCGTCACAATCAGCGACATCGCACGACTGGCGGGAGTATCCAAATCCACCGCCAGTCTGGTTCTCAATGGCCGCAGCAAAGAGTTCCGCGTTTCGGACGAAACCCGTGACCGGGTGCTGGCGCTGGCGCAACAGCAACGCTATCAACCCAGCATCCACGCCCGCTCTCTGCGCTCCAGCCGTAGCAACACGCTGGGGCTGGTGGTGCCGGAAATGACCAACTACGGTTTTGCGATGATCTCCCGCGAACTGGAGTGCTTGTGTCGGGAAGCCGGGTTGCAGTTGCTGATTGCCTGTACCGATGAGAACGCCAGCCAGGAAATGATGGCGGTCAACAGCCTGATACAGCGTCAGGTGGACGGCCTGATCGTCGCCTCCAGCATGTTGAGCGATGTCGAATACCAAAAGATTAATCAGCAGTTGCCGGTGTTGCAGTTCGACCGGGTGATCGGCGAGTCCAACCTGCCGATGGTGGTTTCCGAAGCGGTGGAGTCTACCGCTGCGCTGGTGGAAAACATCGCCCGTCGGCATCCGGACGAGTTCTATTTCATCGGCGGTCAGCCGCGCATTTCCCCTACCCGCGATCGACTGGCCGGTTTCCAGCTTGGGCTGGAGCGCGCCGGCGTCGAGTGCCGCCCGGAATGGATTATCCACGGCAACTATCATTCCAGCGCCGGTTACGAGATGTTCGCCCAACTGTGCGCCCGCCTCGGCCGGCCGCCCAAAGCGCTGTTTACCGCCGCCTGCGGCCTGCTGGAAGGCGTGCTGCGTTACCTGAATCAGCACAACCTGATGGACTGCGACATGCGGCTGTGCAGCTTTGACGATCACTACCTGTTCGATTGCCTGCCGATGAAGATCGATACCGTGGCGCAGGATTGCGAGACGCTGGCGCGCAACAGTTTTGAGATGATCAACGCACTGATTGAAGGACAGCCGCTGACGGAAAGCCGCGTATATGTGCCGACCCGCCCGCACTGGCGTCACCCGGATTCCCGCGCCTGA
- a CDS encoding glycoside hydrolase family 32 protein produces the protein MKEIHLLKRMAYALMSGPSRQTYDPHRPQWHLSPLVGLLNDPNGFVQHKGRYHLFYQWNPQACAHGAKFWGHWSSADLVHWRHEPVALVPAESYESHGCYSGSAVVDNDALVLIYTGNVKYDDGSRTAYQCLARANDDGEFDKTGPVLSLPEGYTGHVRDPKVWRHQDNWYMVLGAQDMDLQGKVLLYRSSDLLQWHALGEIAGSRLNGLGDFGYMWECPDLFALENHDVLICCPQGLPAEEERYLNTHQSGYFIGSLDYDSGRFTHQAFHELDLGFEFYAPQTTQSEDGRRLLFGWMGVPDQNEFFQPTIVHGWIHTMTCPRELTLRDDRIYQQPVRELQSLRHLEHLWQGVADYAPALPASSAELVLDTQGEFQLNFAGVMVLCWDGERLTLSRRNRRTNESEHRYWHDGPLHHLQILCDRSSVEIFINHGQAVMSSRYFPTSDAMVSFSGSGRITLQHWLLAPCVIE, from the coding sequence ATGAAGGAAATCCATCTGTTAAAACGCATGGCCTACGCCCTGATGTCCGGACCGTCACGGCAAACCTATGACCCGCATCGTCCGCAGTGGCACCTGTCGCCGCTGGTCGGGCTGCTGAACGACCCCAATGGATTCGTGCAGCATAAGGGGCGTTACCATCTGTTTTATCAGTGGAATCCACAGGCCTGCGCCCACGGCGCCAAGTTCTGGGGGCACTGGAGCTCCGCCGATCTGGTGCACTGGCGTCACGAACCGGTGGCGCTGGTGCCGGCGGAAAGCTATGAAAGCCACGGCTGTTATTCTGGCTCCGCCGTGGTGGACAACGATGCCCTGGTGCTGATTTATACCGGCAATGTGAAATACGACGACGGCTCACGCACCGCGTATCAGTGTCTGGCGCGCGCCAACGACGACGGCGAATTCGACAAGACCGGCCCGGTGTTGTCATTGCCGGAAGGGTACACCGGCCACGTTCGCGACCCGAAGGTCTGGCGTCATCAGGATAACTGGTACATGGTGCTGGGCGCGCAAGATATGGATTTGCAGGGCAAGGTGCTGCTGTATCGGTCCTCCGATCTGCTGCAGTGGCATGCTCTGGGTGAAATCGCCGGCTCCCGGCTCAACGGGCTGGGCGATTTCGGTTACATGTGGGAATGTCCGGACCTGTTTGCACTGGAAAACCACGACGTGCTGATTTGCTGCCCGCAGGGGCTGCCCGCCGAAGAAGAGCGCTACCTGAATACCCATCAGTCCGGCTATTTCATCGGCTCGCTCGACTACGACAGCGGCCGCTTCACCCATCAGGCGTTCCACGAACTGGATCTGGGCTTCGAATTTTACGCGCCGCAAACCACGCAAAGCGAAGATGGCCGCCGGCTGCTGTTCGGCTGGATGGGCGTGCCGGATCAGAACGAGTTCTTCCAGCCCACGATCGTCCACGGCTGGATCCATACCATGACCTGCCCGCGTGAACTGACGCTGCGCGATGACCGGATTTACCAGCAACCGGTGCGCGAGCTGCAAAGCCTGCGTCATCTGGAACATCTGTGGCAGGGCGTCGCCGATTACGCGCCCGCGTTGCCCGCCAGCAGCGCGGAACTGGTGCTGGACACGCAGGGCGAATTTCAGCTCAACTTCGCCGGAGTAATGGTGCTGTGCTGGGACGGCGAACGCCTGACCCTGAGCCGCCGTAATCGCCGCACCAATGAGTCGGAACACCGTTACTGGCATGACGGCCCGCTGCACCACCTACAGATTCTGTGCGACCGCTCCAGCGTGGAAATCTTTATCAACCACGGGCAGGCGGTGATGTCGTCACGCTACTTCCCCACCAGCGACGCCATGGTCAGCTTCAGCGGTTCCGGACGCATTACGCTGCAACACTGGCTGTTGGCACCGTGCGTGATAGAATAA
- a CDS encoding sucrose-specific PTS transporter subunit IIBC produces MDIHATAASLIPLLGGRENIASAAHCATRLRLVLNDDSLADKTAIENVEGVKGCFQNAGQMQIIFGSGLVNKVYAEFIKAAGISEASTSEAATLAAQKLNPLQRLARLLSNIFVPIIPAIVASGLLMGLLGMIKTYGWVDAGSAIFVMLDMFSSAAFIILPILIGFTAAREFGGNPYLGATLGGILTHPALTNAWGVAGGFKTMHLFGLEFAMIGYQGTVFPVLLAVWFMSLVEKRLRKVVPNALDIIVTPFLTVIISGFVAMLVIGPAGRMLGDGISLVLSTLITHAGWLAGLLFGGLYSAIVITGVHHSFHAIEAGLLGNPSIGVNFLLPIWAMANVAQGGACLAVYFKTRDAKIRAIAVPSSLSCLLGITEAAIFGINLRFIKPFLAGLAGGALGGAWVVANHVNMTAVGLTGIPGLAIVQAGSMLNYLLGMLIAFGAAFLISLLLKYKTDNA; encoded by the coding sequence ATGGATATTCATGCCACTGCGGCCTCCCTGATCCCTTTACTGGGAGGCAGGGAAAATATCGCCAGCGCCGCGCACTGCGCCACCCGCCTGCGGCTGGTGCTCAACGATGACAGCCTGGCCGATAAAACCGCCATCGAAAATGTCGAAGGCGTCAAAGGGTGTTTCCAGAATGCCGGCCAGATGCAGATTATTTTTGGCTCCGGGCTGGTGAACAAGGTCTACGCCGAATTCATCAAGGCCGCCGGCATCAGCGAAGCCAGCACCAGCGAAGCGGCCACGCTGGCGGCGCAGAAACTCAACCCGCTGCAACGCCTGGCCCGGTTGCTGTCGAACATTTTCGTGCCGATTATCCCGGCGATTGTCGCCTCCGGCCTGCTGATGGGCCTGCTCGGCATGATCAAGACCTACGGCTGGGTCGATGCCGGCAGCGCCATTTTCGTGATGCTGGATATGTTCAGCTCCGCCGCGTTCATCATTCTGCCGATTTTGATCGGCTTTACCGCCGCGCGTGAATTTGGCGGCAACCCCTATCTGGGCGCGACGCTGGGCGGCATCCTCACCCACCCGGCGCTGACCAACGCCTGGGGCGTGGCCGGCGGTTTCAAAACCATGCACCTGTTCGGTCTGGAATTCGCCATGATCGGTTACCAGGGCACCGTGTTCCCGGTATTGCTGGCGGTATGGTTCATGAGTCTGGTGGAAAAGCGCCTGCGTAAGGTGGTGCCGAACGCGCTGGATATCATCGTGACGCCGTTCCTGACCGTGATCATTTCCGGCTTCGTCGCCATGCTGGTGATTGGCCCGGCGGGCCGCATGCTGGGCGACGGCATTTCCTTAGTGCTGAGCACCCTGATTACCCACGCGGGCTGGCTGGCCGGGCTGCTGTTCGGCGGACTGTATTCGGCTATCGTCATCACCGGCGTCCACCACAGCTTCCACGCCATCGAAGCCGGATTGCTGGGTAACCCGTCCATCGGCGTCAACTTCCTGCTGCCGATCTGGGCGATGGCTAACGTGGCGCAGGGCGGCGCCTGTCTGGCGGTATACTTCAAAACCCGCGACGCTAAAATCAGAGCCATCGCCGTGCCGTCGTCGCTTTCCTGTCTGCTCGGCATTACCGAAGCGGCGATCTTCGGGATTAACCTGCGCTTCATCAAACCGTTCCTGGCCGGGCTGGCGGGCGGTGCGTTGGGTGGCGCCTGGGTCGTCGCCAACCACGTCAACATGACGGCGGTCGGGCTGACCGGCATTCCGGGCCTTGCCATCGTACAGGCTGGCTCAATGCTGAATTATCTGCTCGGTATGTTGATCGCCTTTGGCGCTGCCTTCCTGATCTCTCTGTTGCTGAAATACAAAACGGACAACGCATAA
- a CDS encoding carbohydrate porin encodes MIKPGYLAAAVGLALCTSLALAAPSDSIEARLNALEQRLLQAEQRAKQAEARADAAEKQAKQLAARTAQVEQKTQQVEQTTQQVAQQTQQVAARATQNEQQTQQVALKTDALTNKRSVADGFEFHGYARSGLAIHDSVTSSKANIGPSMTPAGETGGHVGRLGNEDDTYLELKLEHRTKLDNGATTRFKVMMADGQRSYNDWTASTSDLNVREAFVELGSLPTFTGAFKDTTLWAGKRFDRDNFDIHWIDSDVVFLAGTGGGIYDVKPVDGWKSNLSIYGRSLGEITSLDKEIQNYIVTSNNFVGPFQFMLSGLRARNNDIKENTGSNNANNVTNTNAGDSGYHALAAWHGDSFYGLRDGTSKVALLYGHGLGGEVKSIGSDGNLTQNASTWRLATYGTTALNKTWSFAPAILAQSSKDRYVQGDDYRWVTFNARFIQEITENFALAYEGSYQYMNLDPQGYLSRNQVSGGFYKLTFAPTFKVGDISNLLSRPELRIFASYMDWDKRLDNYASDDAFGSTGFKAGGEWTFGVQMETWF; translated from the coding sequence ATGATAAAGCCAGGTTATCTTGCCGCCGCCGTGGGACTCGCACTCTGTACCTCACTGGCGCTGGCAGCCCCTTCTGATAGCATTGAGGCGCGTCTGAACGCGCTGGAGCAGCGCCTGCTGCAGGCGGAACAGCGCGCGAAGCAAGCGGAAGCCCGCGCCGACGCCGCCGAAAAACAGGCTAAACAACTGGCGGCCCGCACTGCACAAGTCGAGCAGAAAACCCAGCAGGTGGAGCAAACCACCCAGCAAGTGGCGCAGCAGACCCAACAGGTTGCGGCGCGCGCCACGCAAAACGAACAACAGACCCAGCAGGTAGCGCTGAAAACCGACGCGCTGACCAACAAGCGTAGCGTTGCCGATGGCTTCGAATTCCACGGCTATGCCCGTTCCGGCCTGGCGATCCACGACTCCGTCACCAGTTCGAAGGCGAACATCGGCCCCAGCATGACGCCGGCCGGCGAAACCGGCGGCCATGTCGGCCGACTGGGCAACGAGGACGATACCTACCTGGAGCTGAAGCTGGAACACCGCACCAAACTGGATAACGGCGCCACCACCCGCTTCAAGGTCATGATGGCCGACGGACAGCGCAGCTATAACGACTGGACCGCCAGCACCAGCGACCTGAACGTACGTGAAGCGTTTGTGGAACTGGGCTCACTGCCGACGTTCACCGGCGCGTTCAAAGACACCACGCTGTGGGCGGGCAAGCGTTTTGACCGCGACAACTTCGACATCCACTGGATCGACTCCGACGTGGTGTTCCTGGCGGGGACCGGCGGCGGTATCTACGACGTGAAGCCGGTCGATGGCTGGAAAAGCAACTTATCCATCTACGGCCGTAGCCTTGGCGAGATCACCTCGCTGGACAAGGAGATCCAGAACTACATCGTCACCAGCAATAACTTCGTCGGCCCGTTCCAGTTCATGCTGAGCGGCCTGCGTGCTCGTAACAATGACATAAAAGAAAATACCGGGAGCAACAACGCCAACAACGTCACCAATACCAACGCCGGCGACAGCGGTTATCACGCGCTCGCTGCCTGGCATGGCGACAGCTTCTACGGCCTGCGCGACGGGACATCCAAAGTGGCGCTGCTGTACGGCCACGGCCTCGGCGGCGAAGTGAAATCCATCGGTTCCGACGGCAACCTGACCCAGAACGCCAGCACCTGGCGTCTGGCCACCTACGGGACGACCGCGCTGAATAAAACCTGGAGTTTCGCTCCGGCGATTCTGGCGCAAAGCAGCAAAGATCGTTACGTTCAGGGGGATGACTACCGCTGGGTGACATTTAATGCGCGCTTTATTCAGGAAATTACCGAAAACTTCGCGCTGGCCTATGAAGGCAGCTATCAATATATGAATCTGGATCCTCAGGGATACTTATCGCGTAATCAGGTAAGCGGCGGGTTCTACAAGCTGACTTTCGCCCCGACGTTCAAAGTGGGCGATATCTCCAATTTATTAAGCCGACCGGAACTGCGCATCTTCGCCAGTTACATGGATTGGGACAAGCGACTGGATAACTACGCCAGCGACGACGCCTTCGGTTCCACCGGCTTCAAAGCAGGTGGCGAATGGACCTTCGGCGTCCAGATGGAAACCTGGTTTTAA